The stretch of DNA CTCTTCGGCGATCCAGCCCTCGCCCGTGGCCAGACAGGGGTCCGTCTCCGGGTTGGCGTCCCGCAGCGTGACCTCAAGGCGTTCAAGGACGGCAAGGCACTCGTCCCAGCCGCGTGCCATGAACGCGCCCGGCGTCGGATCGCCGCCGCGCGTCCACAGCTCGCCGAGCCAACGCCCGTGGTACGTCTCCCGGTTCTCGTACGCGTACGAGCGCAGCAGCCCGACAAGGCCCGTCGGCTCGGCGCCCTCCGCGAGCAGCCGTACGGCGTGCGCGGTGAGGTCCGACGCGGCGAGCGCCGTGGGGTGGCCGTGGGTGAGCGCGGACTGCAGCTGGGCCGCGCCCGCCCGCTGCTCGTCGCTCAGGCCGGGGGCGAGCCCGATCGGCGCGACACGCATGTTGGCGCCGCAGCCCTTGGAGTGCACCTGGCTCGCCTCTTCCCACGGCTTGCCGGTCTTCAGGAGGTAGCAGGCCTTGAGGCAGGTGTTGCCGGGGGCGCGGTTGTTCTCCGGTGACTGGTACCACTCCACGAACTCCTCGCGCACCGGCCGCTCCATCCGCTGGGGCCCGAGCAGTCCCCGGTCCATGGCGGTACGCAGGCCACGGCCGAGCGCCAGCGTCATCTGCGTGTCGTCCGTGACGATCGCGGGCCTCGGCAGCTCCATCTCCCGCCACGGCCCGCACTTGGCGAGGATCGACGGTACGTCGTTGAACTCGGTCGGGAAGCCGAGCGCGTCCCCCAGGGCGAGGCCTATGAGGGATCCGGTGGCGGCACGCTTCATGAGGGCTGTCCTTCCGAGGGGATGGTCGCGGGGCGGAGCAACGGCGGGTGCAGCGACGTGGCCGGGCCCGCACGGTAGAGGGCCGCCGGTTTGCCACGGCCGCCCGTCAGGCGCGCGGCGCCGGGGATCGCCTCGACGAAGCCGGACGTGCCGAGCACCTTGCGGCGGAAGTTGGCCGGGTCGAGCTCGGCGCCCCACACCGTCTCGTAGACCTGCCGCAGCTCGCCGAGCGTGAACTCGGGCGGGCAGAAGGCGGTGGCGAGGCCGGTGTACTCGAACTTGGCGCAGACGCGGTCGTGGGCGTCGGCGAGGATCCGGTCGTGGTCGAAGGCGAGCGGCCCCTGGGTGCCGTACGGCAGCCACTCCGCGCGGGCCGCGTCGCTACCCGCGCGCACCGCGGGAGGGTCGGGGACGAGGGCCGCGAAGGCGACCGAGACGACGCGCATCCGCGGGTCGCGGTCCGGTTCGCTGTAGGTGCGCAGCTGCTCCAGGTGGAGTCCGGCGCTGTCGGCGAGGCCGGTCTCCTCGGCGAGCTCACGTCCCGCGGCGGTCTCCGCGGACTCCTCCGGCAGCACGAATCCCCCGGGCAGCGCCCAGCGCCCCGCGTACGGCTCCTGACCGCGCTCGACGAGCAGCGCGTGCAGGCGGCCCGCGCGGACGGTGAAGACGGCGAGGTCGACGGTGACGGCGAACGGCTCGAAGGCGTACTTGTCGTAGCCCTGGTAGCCCTGCATGGACCCCCCTCCTTTTATGGTCACGACGACTATAAATGTGGGCAGGTGAACTCCGCAAGGCACAAAAAGGCGGCCGGCCCCTGCATCCGCAGGGACCGGCCGCCTCAGCTGACCTCAGGGTTCGCCTAGAGGTCGACTTCCTGCATCAGCATGCCGACCTCGGTGTTGGACAGCCTGCGCAGCCATCCCGACTTCTGGTCGCCGAGCGTGATCGGCCCGAAGGACGTCCGCACCAGCCTGTCGACCGGGAAGCCTGCCTCCGCGAGCATGCGGCGCACGATGTGCTTGCGGCCCTCGTGCAGCGTCACCTCGACCAGGTAGTTCTTGCCAGTCTGCTCGACGACGCGGAAGTGGTCCGCGCGGGCGTACCCGTCCTCGAGCTGGATGCCGTCCTTGAGCTGCTTGCCCAGGTCACGCGGGATCGGGCCCACGATGTGCGCGAGGTAGACCTTCTTCACGCCGTACTTCGGGTGCGTGAGGCGGTGGGCCAGCTCACCGTGATTGGTGAGGAGGATGACGCCCTCGGTCTCCGTGTCCAGGCGCCCCACGTGGAACAGCCGCGTCTCGCGGTTGGTCACGTAGTCACCCAGGCACTGGCGCCCCTCGGTGTCCTCCATGGTGGAGACGACACCGGCGGGCTTGTTCAGCGCGAAGAACTGGTACGACTGGGTCGCGACCGTCAGGCCGTCGACCTTGATCTCGTCCCGCTCCGGCTGGACCCGCAGGCCCTGCTCCATCACGATCTCGCCGTTGACCTCGACACGGGCCTGCTCGACGAGCTCCTCGCAGGCACGGCGCGAGCCGTAGCCCGCACGGGCGAGGACCTTCTGCAGCCGCTCGCCCTCCTGCTCGGCGCCCGGGAAGGTCTTGGGCGGGCTGACCTTCGGCTTGCCCGCGTAACGCTCGCGGTTGCGCTCTTCCTGCCGCGCGTCGTACTCGCGGGACGTGGAGGGAGCTCCCGCGCCGCGCCGGGTGCCCCTGTCCGAGCCCTGAGGCGCCCTGGGGCCGCCCTTGGCGCCGCCGCGTGCCGCCGCGCCACGGCCCTTCCGGGAGGCGTCGCCGCCTACGTCGTAGCGGCGCTCCTCGGGGCGGGGCTTGCTCTCACGCTTCGGCGCGGCCTGGTCGTCGCGCGCGCCACCGGCGCCGCGTCCCTGCCGGTCCGGGCTGTTGCCCGAGCCCCGGTAATCGCGGCCGCCACCGCTGTTGCCACGGCCACCACCGCTCGGGCGGCCGCCACCGCTGGGGCGGCCACCGCTGCTGGGGCGCCCACCGCTGCTGCCACGGCTGCCGCTGTTGCCACCACGGCTCCCGCCGTTGTTTCCGCTGCTGTTCCTGCCGTTGCTGCTTCGCATCAAATTTCCGTTAGTCGGCTGTGTCCTGGGTGTACTCGTACCCCGGTGCGTCGGGCGCATCCGGGTCGAACGACGGAACGCCTTCCAGCGTCTCGGCCTCGATCGCCTCCGCCTCGGGGAGGAAGGGCGCGAGCTCCGGGAGCTCGTCCAGGCCACGCAGGCCCATCCGCTCCAGAAAGTAGTTCGTCGTCCTGTACAGGATCGCACCTGTTTCGGGTTCCGCGCCCGCCTCCTCCACCAGACCCCGCTGGAGGAGCGTCCGCATCACGCCGTCGCAGTTCACTCCGCGCACCGCGGAGACCCGGGAACGGCTGACCGGCTGGCGGTACGCGACGACCGCGAGGGTCTCCAGGGCCGCCTGGGTGAGCCGTGCCTGCTGCCCGTCGAGCACGAAGCGCTCCACGGCTGCGGCGTACTCGGGCCGCGTGTAGAACCGCCAGCCGCCCGCCACTAGCCGCAGCTCGAAGCCCCGCTTCTGCACGGTGTACTCGTCGGCCAGCTCCCGCACCGCGTCGGCGACCTGCCGCCGTGGCCGGTCGAGGATCTTGGCGAGGTGTTCCTCGGTGGCCGGTTCGTCGACGACCATGAGCACGGCCTCCAGGGCGGGCCGCAGCTCCAGATCGGCGACGGCACCCGCCAGGTCTCCCGCGGGGCTCGCGGGGGTCGCTGCGTTTTCCACGCTCATGTGGGCTTCTCCTCACTCACCGGCTCGGGCGCGCGGTCGAACTCGTCGGTCACCGTCGGCTGCCCGTCGCCGTCCCCGCCGGTCCACCGCACCATCAGCTCGCCCAGGGCGGCCTCCTGGTCGAGCTCCACGGCCTTCTCGCGGTACAGCTCCAGGAGCGCCAGGAAGCGGGCGACGACGGTGAGGGTGTCCCCCGCGTCCTCGACGAGCACCTGGAAGCTGACCTCGCCCCGCTCCCGCAGCAGGGCCACGACAAGCCCTGCCTGCTCCTGCACGGAGACCAGCGGGGCATGGATGTGGTCGACGTACACCTGGGGCTTCGCCCGGGGCTGCATCGCCTTCACGGCGAGCCTGGCGAACCCCTCGGCGCCGATGCTGATGACGACCTCGGGCAGCAGCTCCGCGTGGTGGGCCTCCAGGCCGACGGTCCGCGGATAGCGCCGCGCCTCCTCTTCGAGCCGCCCGCTGAAGATGTCGGCGATCTGCTTGTACGCGCGGTACTGGAGCAGCCTCGCGAAGAGCAGGTCCCGCGCTTCGAGCAGCGCTAGGTCCGCCTCGTCCTCGACCTCGGCGGAGGGCAGCAGACGGGCCGCCTTGAGGTCGAGCAGGGTGGCGGCGACCACGAGGAACTCGGTGGTCTGATCCAGGTCCCAGTCGGGCCCCATGGCGCGGATGTGCGCCATGAACTCGTCGGTCACCGTGGAGAGCGCGACTTCGGTGACGTCCATCTTGTGCTTCGAGATGAGCTGAAGCAGCAGATCGAAGGGGCCCTCGAAATTGGCGAGCCGGACCTTGAACCGCCCGTCGTCCGGCTCAGAAGCTGGCGGCTCAGGTTCGGCAGCTGACGGCTCCGGTTCGGGAGCTGCCGCCTCAGGTTCCGGCTCCGCCGGAGCCGCCCCGGGGCCACGCCCCAGCGCACGCCGACGGACGGCCGGTGCGGAATCGTCGTTCAGGGGCATCGGCGGGAACGCTACCGCTACCGCCCGCGAAGCCGTCGTACGAGAATGCTCGCGTCCCCGCGGGACTCAAGATCCGCGAGAACGACGGCCACCGCCTCGCGGACGATGCGCCCGCGGTCGACCGCGAGCCCGTGCTCGCCCCGCAGCACGAGACGCGCGTGCTCGAGGTCCATCAGCTCCTCGGCGGACACGTACACGGTGATCTTCTCGTCGTGCCGCTCACGCCCGCTGGGCCGCCGGTTGGCCGCCCGCGCGCGCCGCCTCGCCTGCGCCGTGGAGGACGAATTCGCGGACCGGCCGCCGCTCTGTGCGGCGCCTTCCTGGTCCTGGGCAGGACGACGCCCGTCCTTCTCGGCATCGGCGGTGGCCGACCGGCTGCGGGATTCACCCGACTCCGCGTCGGCGGCGCCGTGTTCGGCGTCACCGCCGTCCGTGGCCGCCGCGCCGCCGCGGGAATCCCCCGCGGCGGTCTCGTCGCTCTCCCCCGCGGGGCCCGGTACCCGGGCCTCGCCGTTCGCCTGGCGTCGCGGGGACGACGACTGCAGCGCCATCCCCCCGGTCGTACGGAACAGTTCGTCGGCCCCCGGCAGACTCACTCGGCGTGACACCGGGCGAGCACCTCCCTGGCGAGCTGGCGATAAGCGGCCGCGCCGACCGAGTTCGATGCGTACGTCGTGATCGGCTCACCGGCGACCGTGGTCTCCGGGAAGCGGACCGTGCGTCCGATCACCGTGTGGTACACGTGATCGTCGAAGGCCTCGACCACCCGCGCGAGCACCTCACGGCTGTGCACCGTGCGGGAGTCGTACATGGTGGCCAGGATGCCGTCGAGCTCCAGGTCGGGGTTGAGCCGCTCCTGGACCTTCTCGATGGTCTCCGTCAGCAGGGCCACACCGCGCAGCGCGAAGAACTCGCACTCGAGCGGCACGATCACCTTGTGAGCCGCCGTCAGGGCGTTCACGGTGAGCAGGCCGAGCGAGGGCTGACAGTCGATCACGATGTAGTCGTAGTCCTGCATCAGCGGCTTGAGCGCCCGCTGCAGCGTGGACTCGCGCGCGACCTCGCTCACCAACTGCACTTCGGCGGCGGACAGGTCGATGTTGCTGGGCAGCAGGTCCATGTTCGGGACCGCCGTCTTCAGCAGCACCTCGTCGGCCGACATGCCCCGCTCCATGAGCAGGTTGTAGACCGTCAGGTCCAGCTCCATCGGGTTCACCCCGAGCCCCACCGAGAGGGCGCCCTGCGGGTCGAAGTCGACCAGCAGGACCCGGCGTCCGTACTCCGCGAGCGCGGCACCCAGGTTGATGGTCGACGTCGTCTTGCCCACGCCGCCCTTCTGGTTGCACATCGCGATGATCTTCGCGGGACCGTGATCGGTCAGCGGGCCCGGAATCGGGAAGTACGGCAGCGGGCGTCCCGTGGGACCGATGCGCTCACGGCGCTGACGGGCCGCGTCCGGGGCCAGCGTGGCCGCGTACTCGGGATCGGGCTCGTACTCGGCGTCAGGGTCGTAGAAGTGCCCCTGGGGCAGTTCCTCGTAGTCGGCGAGTTGGGTGTGGGTGGTGTTCTCGCCACTCCGGTCGCCGGCCATGGCGTTCACGTGATGGCCATCCATGCTCTGGGGTGCAGACGATGTCGGTTGCGGCTGCGGTTTCTGGCGGGCTGCGAAGGTGCGGACAGCGACGGAGCCGACAGCCTCGAGCCCCACGGGTCCTTGGCCCCGCTCAGAGGTTCCTGGTTGACCACCCCCGGGAGCAAATGTCGACTCATTCACAAGTCGTCTTACCTCCTTGGTGACCAGGAAATTTCTCGATAGGTCAGCGTGGCACCATGCCGACGGTTGGCGACTCTATGGCGTGTCACCGGTCCGCAGCAACACAATCCGCCGGACCCGGCCCGATGTGTCGGCAATCGAACGCCCCCATGTCAAGGGCGCACGGGGTGCCATTGGCACATTTCCGGGGTGGTCGAATCGGTTAAAGGGTTACGTTCAAGGCGAGTTGACCATGTCCACGGACATACGCATACGGCCGGACCCCTCTCAAGGTCCGGCCGTGGGCGTGAGATTGACGACTTTCGTTGACGAAAGCGGTCAGGTTCAGCCGAGGAGCGTCTCCAGCTCGACGTGCTCGAGGCCGTGCGACTCGGCGACCTCCTTGTAAACCACCTGGCCGTCATGGGTGTTGAGGCCCAGGGCGAGCGAGTGGTCACGGCGCAGCGCCTCGACCCAGCCGCGGTTCGCCAGCTCGACGATGTACGGCAGCGTCGCGTTGGTCAGCGCGTACGTCGAGGTGTTGGGCACCGCGCCGGGCATGTTGGCGACGCAGTAGAACACCGAGTTGTGGATCGGGAAGGTCGGCTCGGCGTGCGTCGTCGGGTGCGAGTCCTCGAAGCAGCCGCCCTGGTCGATCGCGATGTCGACAAGGACACTTCCCGGCTTCATGCGCGACACGAGCTCGTTGGTGACGAGCTTGGGGGCCTTGGCTCCCGGGATGAGGACGGCGCCGATGACGAGGTCGGCGTCGAGGCAGGCCTTCTCCAGCTCGAAGGCGTTGGAGACGACGGTCTGGATCTTCGTGCCGAAGATCTTGTCCGCCTCCTTGAGCTTGTTGATGTCCTTGTCGAGCAGGGTCACGTGGAAGCCCATACCGATGGCGATCTGCATGGCGTTCCAGCCGGAGACGCCGCCGCCGATGACGACGGCCTTGCCGGCCGCGACGCCCGGGACACCGCCGGGCAGGACACCGCGGCCGCCCTGGGCGGCCATCAGGTGGTAGGCGCCGACCTGCGGGGCCAGGCGGCCCGCGACCTCGGACATCGGGGCGAGCAGCGGGAGCGCGCGGTTCGCGGTCTCGACCGTCTCGTACGCGATGGCGGTGGTGCCGGACTCCAGGAGCGCGTCCGTGCACTCCTTGGACGCGGCCAGGTGCAGGTAGGTGAAGAGGGTCTGGTCCTTGCGGAGGCGGTGGTACTCCTCCGCGACCGGCTCCTTGACCTTCAGGAGGAGGTCGGCGGTGGCCCAGACCTCGTCGGCGGTGTCCAGGATGACCGCGCCCGCGGAGACGTACTCCGCGTCCGTGATCGAGGAGCCGACACCGGCGTTCCGCTCGATGACGACCTGGTGGCCGTGGCGCACCAGCTCGTGCACACCGGCGGGGGTGATGGCCACCCGGAACTCGTTGTTCTTGACCTCGCGGGGGATGCCGACCTTCACGTCGATCACGGTCCTCTTGGCTCAGGGATCTTTCGGGCAATTCACTACATACCGATACACAAGAGGGCGCATCGGAGACACCACGGAAGTACGCGGCAGAGCCAGTCTAATGAAGGACTTCTCGCTGTCTAGCCTTTCAATGCATCAATCTTCAGCGGAAGCGCTACGGATTTCGCAGGCGGAAGCCCCTGGTCCATCCTTCGATGCAAGCCCTGTGACCTGCTCGAGCTCCATTCCCAGGATGCGCTCGGCGGCGGCGCGGTGCAGCCGGGCGGCGGCCGGGTCGCCGAGCCGGTCAAGCGTGTCGGCGAGCCTGAGCTGCAGCGCCGCCTGGAGGCGTACGTCACCGGCCTGCCGCGCCCAGTCGACGGCCTCCTGGCAGGTGCGCAGCGACTCCTCGGGCCGCCCCGCGTACTCCTGCACCCGCGCGAGCTCGCTCAACGCCCTTGCCTGGCCCGCCACATCACCGGCCTTGCGGTGCCCGGTGACGGCCGAGCTCCAGTTGCGCAGCGCCTCGCCGTAGCGGCCCGCGTAGGTGTGCGCCGTTCCGATGCGGCCGTAGAGGCGGGCCGCGTCCGAGCGCTCGTCCCGCGCGAGCCGATGGGCGAGGGCGCGCCCGAACCAGTCCGAGGCCCGCGACCAGTCCCCCAGCTCCTCGTAGGCACCGCCTACGGATTCCATCGCGCGGCCGGTCGCGTACGGATCATTTGCTTCCCGTCCGGCGTCCAGAGCAAGCCGATAACGCACAAGCGCCTCTTGCGTACGTCCTGTCCGCGCGTCCAGATCCGCGAGATTCAGGAGGGCGGCCGCCTTCTCGCGGGGCAGGTTCCGGCGCTCGGCGACATCGAGCACGAGCCGGTGGATGCCGTACAGCTCGGGAGCCGCGTCCTCCGTGCCCCGGTGGGCGACCAGGGCCCGCGTCAGGGCAGCCATCAGGCGTCGCGCGAGGGTGTCGAGCTCCCCGTCGGCGACCGCCAGGCGGGCCGCGGCGAGCAGGGCGGGCTGCCGGACGCGCAGCCACTCGTCGGCGGCGCCGGGGTGGGGGAAGCGCAGGGCCCGCGGCAGGCCCGCGAGCTTCTTGCGGGCCCCGGAGCTGTCCGGCTCCGTGATCGCCCGGCAGGACTGGAGGAGGCGCACGGTCCGCTCCAGCATCCTGGCCCGCGCGAGCTGCACCTCGGCGGCCCGGTCCTGGCTCTCGGTGCGCGCGCGGAGCAGCGGCACCAGGCAGCCCGGCAGCTCGTACTGCGGAAGCGGCGAGTCCACGGCCCTGACCAGGCCGAGCTTCACGAAGTCGTCCAGGGTCGTGCGGGCGGCGGAGACCGAGCAGCCCGCGAGCGCGGACGCGGTGTGCGGGTCGACGTGGCCTGCCGGGGCGAGCGAGAGGTAGCGCAGTATCCGCGCGGCAGCCCCCGGCAGCGAGGTGTACGAGAGCTGGAACATGCGGGAGAGGGCGCCGGCCGCGGATTCGTCGTCGGGCCGGT from Streptomyces sp. BA2 encodes:
- a CDS encoding pseudouridine synthase, coding for MRSSNGRNSSGNNGGSRGGNSGSRGSSGGRPSSGGRPSGGGRPSGGGRGNSGGGRDYRGSGNSPDRQGRGAGGARDDQAAPKRESKPRPEERRYDVGGDASRKGRGAAARGGAKGGPRAPQGSDRGTRRGAGAPSTSREYDARQEERNRERYAGKPKVSPPKTFPGAEQEGERLQKVLARAGYGSRRACEELVEQARVEVNGEIVMEQGLRVQPERDEIKVDGLTVATQSYQFFALNKPAGVVSTMEDTEGRQCLGDYVTNRETRLFHVGRLDTETEGVILLTNHGELAHRLTHPKYGVKKVYLAHIVGPIPRDLGKQLKDGIQLEDGYARADHFRVVEQTGKNYLVEVTLHEGRKHIVRRMLAEAGFPVDRLVRTSFGPITLGDQKSGWLRRLSNTEVGMLMQEVDL
- the ald gene encoding alanine dehydrogenase gives rise to the protein MKVGIPREVKNNEFRVAITPAGVHELVRHGHQVVIERNAGVGSSITDAEYVSAGAVILDTADEVWATADLLLKVKEPVAEEYHRLRKDQTLFTYLHLAASKECTDALLESGTTAIAYETVETANRALPLLAPMSEVAGRLAPQVGAYHLMAAQGGRGVLPGGVPGVAAGKAVVIGGGVSGWNAMQIAIGMGFHVTLLDKDINKLKEADKIFGTKIQTVVSNAFELEKACLDADLVIGAVLIPGAKAPKLVTNELVSRMKPGSVLVDIAIDQGGCFEDSHPTTHAEPTFPIHNSVFYCVANMPGAVPNTSTYALTNATLPYIVELANRGWVEALRRDHSLALGLNTHDGQVVYKEVAESHGLEHVELETLLG
- a CDS encoding ADP-ribosylglycohydrolase family protein, with translation MKRAATGSLIGLALGDALGFPTEFNDVPSILAKCGPWREMELPRPAIVTDDTQMTLALGRGLRTAMDRGLLGPQRMERPVREEFVEWYQSPENNRAPGNTCLKACYLLKTGKPWEEASQVHSKGCGANMRVAPIGLAPGLSDEQRAGAAQLQSALTHGHPTALAASDLTAHAVRLLAEGAEPTGLVGLLRSYAYENRETYHGRWLGELWTRGGDPTPGAFMARGWDECLAVLERLEVTLRDANPETDPCLATGEGWIAEEALATGLLCFLQFVDEPVTALRRAACTSGDSDSIACLAGAFAGAHLGAAAWPAEWAERIEYRGDLLELGALWDS
- a CDS encoding AAA family ATPase, which produces MNESTFAPGGGQPGTSERGQGPVGLEAVGSVAVRTFAARQKPQPQPTSSAPQSMDGHHVNAMAGDRSGENTTHTQLADYEELPQGHFYDPDAEYEPDPEYAATLAPDAARQRRERIGPTGRPLPYFPIPGPLTDHGPAKIIAMCNQKGGVGKTTSTINLGAALAEYGRRVLLVDFDPQGALSVGLGVNPMELDLTVYNLLMERGMSADEVLLKTAVPNMDLLPSNIDLSAAEVQLVSEVARESTLQRALKPLMQDYDYIVIDCQPSLGLLTVNALTAAHKVIVPLECEFFALRGVALLTETIEKVQERLNPDLELDGILATMYDSRTVHSREVLARVVEAFDDHVYHTVIGRTVRFPETTVAGEPITTYASNSVGAAAYRQLAREVLARCHAE
- a CDS encoding NUDIX hydrolase: MQGYQGYDKYAFEPFAVTVDLAVFTVRAGRLHALLVERGQEPYAGRWALPGGFVLPEESAETAAGRELAEETGLADSAGLHLEQLRTYSEPDRDPRMRVVSVAFAALVPDPPAVRAGSDAARAEWLPYGTQGPLAFDHDRILADAHDRVCAKFEYTGLATAFCPPEFTLGELRQVYETVWGAELDPANFRRKVLGTSGFVEAIPGAARLTGGRGKPAALYRAGPATSLHPPLLRPATIPSEGQPS
- a CDS encoding tetratricopeptide repeat protein: MTDQAVDTDGSAAGGAVPRPAPARTSEGGQFVGRRRELKELRADIDRAGLDTISGRKAPRARVLLIAGRPGSGRTALAEELARQVADDYPDGVLRAQLTEPDGTRVPTERTARELLDALDVPAPAGADEDELAEVLRDALSGRRALLLLDGAADAEQVDPLLPDAPECLVVAVSQGPLTGIPDVRPCTLGGLDTAAGVELLSRAAGPVRITVDPRSAESLVEACGAHPATLVLAGGWLSGRPKAAVADLAKQVHDRPDDESAAGALSRMFQLSYTSLPGAAARILRYLSLAPAGHVDPHTASALAGCSVSAARTTLDDFVKLGLVRAVDSPLPQYELPGCLVPLLRARTESQDRAAEVQLARARMLERTVRLLQSCRAITEPDSSGARKKLAGLPRALRFPHPGAADEWLRVRQPALLAAARLAVADGELDTLARRLMAALTRALVAHRGTEDAAPELYGIHRLVLDVAERRNLPREKAAALLNLADLDARTGRTQEALVRYRLALDAGREANDPYATGRAMESVGGAYEELGDWSRASDWFGRALAHRLARDERSDAARLYGRIGTAHTYAGRYGEALRNWSSAVTGHRKAGDVAGQARALSELARVQEYAGRPEESLRTCQEAVDWARQAGDVRLQAALQLRLADTLDRLGDPAAARLHRAAAERILGMELEQVTGLASKDGPGASACEIRSASAED
- a CDS encoding segregation and condensation protein A, producing MPLNDDSAPAVRRRALGRGPGAAPAEPEPEAAAPEPEPSAAEPEPPASEPDDGRFKVRLANFEGPFDLLLQLISKHKMDVTEVALSTVTDEFMAHIRAMGPDWDLDQTTEFLVVAATLLDLKAARLLPSAEVEDEADLALLEARDLLFARLLQYRAYKQIADIFSGRLEEEARRYPRTVGLEAHHAELLPEVVISIGAEGFARLAVKAMQPRAKPQVYVDHIHAPLVSVQEQAGLVVALLRERGEVSFQVLVEDAGDTLTVVARFLALLELYREKAVELDQEAALGELMVRWTGGDGDGQPTVTDEFDRAPEPVSEEKPT
- the scpB gene encoding SMC-Scp complex subunit ScpB; the encoded protein is MSVENAATPASPAGDLAGAVADLELRPALEAVLMVVDEPATEEHLAKILDRPRRQVADAVRELADEYTVQKRGFELRLVAGGWRFYTRPEYAAAVERFVLDGQQARLTQAALETLAVVAYRQPVSRSRVSAVRGVNCDGVMRTLLQRGLVEEAGAEPETGAILYRTTNYFLERMGLRGLDELPELAPFLPEAEAIEAETLEGVPSFDPDAPDAPGYEYTQDTAD